Proteins found in one bacterium genomic segment:
- a CDS encoding branched-chain amino acid ABC transporter permease: protein MASPLPQMLLDGLFTGGTYALMAAGMALILGVVKVINLSHGAFFTLGAYVAYALAERGVETPLAAAPLAAVIAFAFGVFLGKSFINPARKHPFALPVGTLACALLFEQSAQMVWGPHPLSIEAGDPWIGPGGLVIRRWGVIAFLSSAVLLGGLKWVLSARPGLPLRLIAEDEEIAGSLGMDVEAIRYTTFGGACAMAAAAGALLSPSGAVTPTMGRAPLLLSLVVVIVAGMDSVAAIFLLSIGLGIFGNACAWLLSPQWSYVALLAAVCLLLSARPAGLVVQACRRDG from the coding sequence GTGGCGTCTCCCCTTCCCCAGATGCTCCTCGACGGCCTCTTCACCGGGGGGACGTACGCCTTGATGGCGGCGGGGATGGCGTTGATCCTGGGCGTGGTCAAGGTGATCAACCTGTCCCACGGGGCTTTTTTCACCCTGGGGGCCTACGTCGCCTACGCGCTCGCCGAGCGGGGAGTCGAGACCCCGCTCGCCGCCGCGCCGCTCGCCGCCGTCATCGCCTTCGCCTTCGGCGTCTTCCTCGGCAAGAGTTTCATCAACCCGGCCCGGAAACACCCGTTCGCCCTGCCGGTGGGGACCCTTGCGTGCGCCCTCCTGTTCGAGCAGTCGGCGCAGATGGTCTGGGGCCCGCACCCCCTTTCGATCGAAGCGGGCGATCCGTGGATCGGCCCCGGGGGCCTCGTCATCCGGCGGTGGGGGGTGATCGCGTTCCTCTCCTCCGCGGTGCTGCTGGGCGGACTCAAGTGGGTTCTCTCCGCCCGCCCCGGGCTGCCGCTTCGACTGATCGCCGAAGACGAGGAGATCGCCGGCTCGCTGGGGATGGATGTCGAGGCGATCCGGTACACGACGTTCGGGGGGGCCTGTGCGATGGCGGCGGCGGCGGGAGCCCTCCTCTCCCCTTCCGGAGCGGTCACGCCGACGATGGGGCGCGCGCCGCTCCTGCTGTCCCTCGTCGTCGTGATCGTCGCCGGGATGGACTCCGTGGCGGCGATCTTCCTCCTCTCGATCGGGCTGGGAATTTTCGGCAACGCCTGCGCCTGGCTCCTTTCTCCCCAGTGGTCGTACGTCGCCCTGCTCGCCGCCGTCTGCCTGCTGCTGTCGGCGCGCCCCGCCGGACTCGTCGTCCAGGCCTGTCGGCGCGACGGATGA
- a CDS encoding branched-chain amino acid ABC transporter permease, which produces MSRWGGLPSGPWAARYRGGWLAAGIGLLLLFPLSSPDAFFLDVFTTGFLLAAFAASWDVVGGVSGQITLGHALPFGAAAYACALLTSLAGWPLPLAVAAAILLAAAMGTGIGALSAPLAGPFVALLTLALGEIAHEAAVGNTFFSGPGGYAWGGEGGIPVALPWRDAPPFSSYYAALAFLCIASFGMLRFSRSGAGLILRAVAGSPITAQASGVPIARFKRLAFTVGSAFAGAAGAGFVIHVGRATATDLSLELSFQAATFAAVGGRGTIVGPVVAALVLHVLFQGLSLSPSTRVLLYSMTLLVTLRFFPGGVVGTARDLASRLGGKEGTRTPRGRVRNRNGGGTP; this is translated from the coding sequence ATGAGCCGCTGGGGGGGTCTTCCGTCCGGGCCGTGGGCCGCCCGTTACCGCGGGGGTTGGCTGGCGGCCGGGATCGGGCTGCTCCTGCTCTTCCCGCTTTCCTCCCCCGACGCCTTCTTCCTCGACGTTTTCACGACCGGGTTCCTCCTGGCCGCGTTCGCGGCGTCCTGGGACGTGGTCGGCGGCGTCTCGGGACAGATCACGCTCGGGCACGCCCTCCCCTTCGGGGCGGCGGCGTATGCCTGTGCACTGCTCACGAGTCTCGCCGGGTGGCCGCTCCCCCTGGCGGTGGCGGCGGCGATCCTCCTGGCCGCCGCGATGGGGACGGGCATCGGGGCGCTCTCGGCGCCGCTGGCCGGACCGTTCGTGGCGCTGCTCACCCTCGCGCTGGGCGAGATCGCGCACGAGGCGGCCGTCGGGAACACCTTCTTCTCCGGGCCGGGGGGATACGCGTGGGGGGGCGAAGGCGGGATCCCGGTGGCGCTGCCGTGGCGTGACGCCCCCCCGTTCTCGTCGTATTACGCCGCCCTCGCCTTCCTTTGCATCGCCTCCTTCGGCATGCTGCGTTTTTCGCGCTCGGGCGCGGGACTCATCCTCCGCGCCGTGGCGGGGTCCCCGATCACGGCCCAGGCGTCCGGGGTCCCGATCGCACGGTTCAAGCGGCTGGCGTTCACCGTGGGATCCGCCTTCGCGGGAGCGGCGGGAGCGGGATTCGTCATCCACGTGGGACGCGCCACGGCGACCGACCTCTCCCTCGAGCTCTCCTTCCAGGCCGCCACGTTCGCGGCAGTGGGGGGGCGCGGGACGATCGTGGGTCCGGTCGTCGCGGCGCTCGTCCTTCATGTCCTCTTCCAGGGGCTGTCCCTGTCGCCTTCGACCCGGGTCCTGCTCTACTCGATGACCCTGCTGGTCACCCTGCGGTTTTTCCCCGGGGGAGTGGTCGGGACCGCCAGGGACCTGGCCTCGCGGCTCGGCGGGAAAGAAGGGACGCGGACCCCGCGTGGCCGCGTCCGGAACCGGAACGGGGGGGGAACGC